In Leptospira wolffii serovar Khorat str. Khorat-H2, the following are encoded in one genomic region:
- a CDS encoding DUF6602 domain-containing protein: protein MDIFKSYSSEFIAKFERISSLINHTQSIGNYREELLRSFLSNLLGNRFSIKTGFIHDRAGALSSRQIDILIIDENDPAGYLFKEDSFAIVNPRAVVCAIEVKSNFNISSFRDIADHAFSFRKIMKSSGQFFAFCFKNESPELRSLGSWFSEISHIPNEIENYANSVYLFDKGKLQIVTPTSAEPFGSYFMEPKSNPKDINTMVLAEFLSTIVKHCEIRAGIVGNPYRDYMPDSIFTIYDNCYRYGIGATQGKIKKA, encoded by the coding sequence ATGGATATTTTTAAAAGCTATTCCAGTGAATTCATCGCAAAATTTGAAAGAATTTCCTCTCTAATTAATCATACTCAATCTATCGGAAATTATCGTGAAGAACTTTTAAGAAGCTTTCTTTCTAATTTACTCGGTAATCGTTTTTCAATAAAAACTGGTTTCATTCACGATCGAGCCGGTGCTTTATCTTCTCGTCAAATCGATATTTTGATTATCGATGAGAACGATCCAGCAGGATATTTATTTAAAGAAGATAGTTTTGCAATCGTTAATCCGAGAGCTGTAGTATGTGCAATCGAAGTTAAAAGTAATTTTAACATCTCATCTTTCAGAGATATTGCTGATCACGCTTTTAGTTTTCGTAAAATAATGAAAAGTTCAGGGCAATTCTTTGCATTCTGCTTTAAAAATGAATCACCGGAACTTCGATCGTTAGGCTCTTGGTTTTCCGAAATTAGCCATATTCCTAATGAAATTGAGAATTATGCTAATTCAGTATATCTATTTGATAAAGGGAAATTGCAAATAGTTACTCCTACCTCCGCAGAACCGTTCGGATCATACTTTATGGAACCTAAATCTAATCCTAAAGATATCAATACTATGGTACTAGCAGAGTTTCTTTCTACAATTGTAAAGCATTGCGAAATTAGAGCCGGCATAGTTGGCAATCCTTACCGAGATTATATGCCTGATTCTATATTTACTATATATGATAATTGCTACCGTTATGGAATTGGAGCAACTCAGGGAAAAATAAAAAAAGCGTAA